One segment of Pseudomonas asgharzadehiana DNA contains the following:
- a CDS encoding MBL fold metallo-hydrolase, which translates to MRFAVLGSGSQGNGTLVAHDDTYILVDCGFSLKETERRLLRLGVHPAQLSAILVTHEHADHVHGVGLLSRRYNLAVYLSRGTLRGMRKPIEPAGFLAGGEQLQIGALSIDVIAVAHDAQEPTQYVFSDGQRRFGVLTDLGSYCSKVLDGYRDLDALMIESNHCRDLLARGHYPYFLKQRVGGELGHLNNHQAAYLVYELGWQDLQHLVLAHLSSKNNLPTLARQCFVDTLGCDPDWLQLADQDSGLDWRHIA; encoded by the coding sequence ATGCGTTTTGCTGTTCTCGGTAGCGGTAGCCAAGGGAACGGCACGCTGGTCGCCCACGACGACACGTACATACTGGTGGATTGTGGTTTCTCGTTAAAAGAAACCGAGCGGCGCCTGCTGCGCCTGGGGGTTCACCCCGCGCAGCTGAGTGCGATTTTGGTGACCCACGAACATGCCGACCACGTGCATGGCGTGGGTTTGCTGTCTCGGCGCTACAATCTTGCGGTGTACTTAAGTCGCGGCACCTTGCGCGGGATGCGCAAACCCATTGAACCCGCAGGTTTCCTGGCCGGTGGCGAGCAACTCCAGATCGGTGCCTTGAGCATTGACGTGATTGCCGTGGCGCATGATGCGCAGGAGCCAACGCAGTATGTCTTCAGTGATGGGCAGCGGCGCTTCGGCGTACTGACCGACCTGGGTTCCTATTGCAGCAAGGTGCTGGACGGCTATCGAGACCTCGACGCATTGATGATCGAGTCCAACCACTGCCGAGACCTGCTGGCTCGCGGTCATTACCCGTACTTCCTCAAGCAGCGGGTGGGCGGCGAACTGGGACATTTGAACAACCACCAGGCGGCGTACCTGGTGTATGAGTTGGGCTGGCAAGACCTGCAACACCTGGTCCTGGCCCACCTGAGCAGCAAGAACAACCTGCCGACGCTTGCCCGGCAATGTTTTGTCGACACCCTAGGGTGTGACCCGGACTGGCTGCAATTGGCCGATCAAGATTCAGGGCTCGACTGGCGACACATCGCCTAG
- the purC gene encoding phosphoribosylaminoimidazolesuccinocarboxamide synthase: protein MEKREELYRGKAKSVYKTDDANRLILLFRNDTSAFDGKRIEQLDRKGMVNNKFNAFIMQKLEEAGIPTQFDKLLGDNECLVKKLDMIPVECVVRNYAAGSLVKRLGVEEGLKLNPYTFELFLKDDAKGDPFINESHVVAFGWGTAEQLARMKELSLKVNDVLSKLFDDAGLLLVDFKLEFGVFHDGSIVLGDEFSPDGCRLWDKDTKKKMDKDRFRQGLGDVIEAYEEVANRLGVPL from the coding sequence ATGGAAAAACGTGAAGAACTCTACCGCGGCAAAGCCAAGTCAGTTTACAAGACCGACGACGCTAACCGCCTGATCTTGCTGTTTCGCAACGACACTTCGGCGTTCGACGGCAAGCGCATCGAACAGCTGGACCGAAAAGGCATGGTGAACAACAAGTTCAACGCCTTCATCATGCAGAAACTCGAAGAGGCCGGCATTCCGACCCAATTCGACAAACTGCTGGGCGACAACGAGTGCCTGGTGAAGAAGCTGGACATGATCCCGGTCGAATGCGTCGTGCGTAACTATGCCGCCGGCAGCCTGGTCAAGCGCCTGGGCGTGGAGGAGGGCCTCAAGCTCAACCCTTACACCTTCGAACTGTTCCTGAAGGACGACGCCAAGGGCGACCCGTTCATCAACGAATCCCACGTCGTGGCGTTCGGCTGGGGCACCGCTGAACAACTGGCGCGCATGAAGGAGTTGTCCCTCAAGGTCAACGACGTGCTGAGCAAGCTGTTCGACGACGCAGGCCTGCTGCTGGTGGACTTCAAGCTGGAATTCGGCGTATTCCACGACGGCTCCATCGTCCTGGGTGACGAATTCAGCCCGGACGGTTGCCGCCTGTGGGACAAGGACACCAAGAAGAAGATGGACAAAGACCGCTTCCGCCAGGGCCTCGGTGACGTCATCGAAGCCTACGAAGAAGTCGCCAATCGTCTAGGCGTACCGCTTTAA
- a CDS encoding Hcp family type VI secretion system effector, with translation MANTGYMSITGKIQGLISAGCSSQSSIGNKCQPGHLDEIMVLSYSHNMANLGNVDKPTHRPIVLTKNVDKSSPLLAQALSSREEIQCTISFYRVSSFGQQEKFYSISIEGGVISDLTLDMPHVILQNDAEPQEHVAIRYRSITWVHHLAGTTGYSSWGGDE, from the coding sequence ATGGCGAACACTGGATATATGTCGATCACTGGTAAGATTCAAGGGTTGATTTCGGCAGGATGTTCAAGTCAGAGCTCGATAGGTAATAAATGCCAGCCAGGGCATCTCGATGAGATCATGGTACTTTCCTATAGCCATAACATGGCAAATCTCGGGAATGTCGATAAGCCGACGCATCGGCCAATTGTCCTAACAAAAAATGTCGATAAGTCTTCACCGTTGCTGGCACAAGCTCTTTCAAGTCGAGAAGAAATTCAATGTACGATTAGTTTTTACCGTGTGTCTTCTTTCGGACAACAGGAAAAGTTCTATTCGATATCAATTGAAGGGGGCGTCATTTCGGACCTGACGCTGGATATGCCGCATGTCATTTTACAAAATGACGCTGAACCCCAGGAGCATGTTGCTATTCGTTATCGGAGCATAACTTGGGTCCACCACCTTGCTGGAACGACCGGGTACAGTTCTTGGGGGGGGGACGAGTGA
- a CDS encoding DUF4225 domain-containing protein codes for MPFRDKNGGNEPSSCDFWQVSRAGSILANQACTVSARHIQDGVLRLQFNREVAYYARSIVHDVEQGRKSPEQGLRDLEDEQKSLLEQSLEIAQKGVGVVAGVLQFAAGAGICYGSVGTLCLVAGAPLMAHGANNTYETARNLWEDRTDTQGPVRKGYHEVSKVMGGDEFEGNMAYGGADLLMSAYGLGRLVLKPDSWRLFRYVRGDYQRAYINTSKQAFAVDMTADGFTMGSMYKETAEDGR; via the coding sequence ATGCCGTTCAGAGATAAGAATGGCGGCAATGAACCAAGCAGCTGCGACTTTTGGCAAGTCAGCCGCGCTGGAAGCATCCTTGCTAACCAAGCTTGTACCGTGAGCGCCCGCCATATCCAAGATGGTGTGTTACGTCTGCAATTCAATCGTGAAGTGGCGTACTACGCGAGAAGTATCGTCCACGATGTGGAGCAGGGTAGAAAATCACCGGAGCAGGGTCTTCGCGACTTGGAGGACGAGCAAAAAAGCCTGCTTGAGCAGTCACTGGAAATTGCTCAAAAGGGTGTCGGGGTGGTCGCTGGTGTATTGCAGTTCGCGGCGGGGGCAGGGATTTGCTACGGCTCTGTTGGCACGCTTTGTCTGGTGGCAGGCGCGCCATTGATGGCGCATGGTGCTAATAACACTTATGAAACTGCACGCAATCTATGGGAGGACCGCACGGATACCCAAGGACCTGTGCGTAAGGGTTATCACGAAGTTTCCAAAGTGATGGGCGGTGACGAATTTGAAGGGAATATGGCCTATGGAGGCGCAGACTTATTGATGTCTGCCTATGGTTTAGGCCGGTTGGTATTGAAACCTGACTCTTGGCGCCTGTTTCGTTATGTTCGTGGTGATTATCAACGTGCGTATATCAATACGAGCAAACAGGCTTTCGCAGTAGATATGACCGCTGACGGGTTTACGATGGGTTCCATGTATAAGGAAACTGCTGAAGATGGACGGTGA